CGAACGGATGGCCAGCGCCTTCCTCACGTCCAGCCGCTATGAACTGCTGTTTTGGAACGCAGCGTGGTCGGCAGAACAGTGGCCCGCCTAACTCCGCGGCGCCGCCGTCGCCGGCTAGGCCGCTCTCGGCAGCGCTCCGCTCGCCTCACGGGCGAAGAAGGGGCGCGAGGTCGGCAACATTGCTGACCTGTTCGAGCGTCCACACGTGGTCGAGCAGCTGGGCGGCGCGCCCGCCGAGAACAGGAGCAGCGAGAGCGAGAAATTTCGCGCTGAGAGCCTCGTCGCTCAGCGGGTTGTCGGCTGTGCCGGAGGCGCGCGGAATAGCGCGCTCGCGCGTCGTCCCGTCCTGCAGGTGGAGAACGACGCGACATTCATCCTTGCGAAGCGAGTGGTCCGGCGTGAGCACCACGCGCCGACGGAGCGCGACGACCGCCGGGTCGCGGACCCGCTCGTCGGTGAACTGCTGTTTGCCCGCGGCGCCGTCGATCAGGCCGACCGCAGCGCAGTGATAGGCGCTGAACTTCCCTTCGAGGCCGCTCTGAGGCTCGCGCTGCCCCGTCACTTGGAGGACGAAGGGATTAACGAACGCCTCAACGCGGGCAACTGTCTCCGGCCGCACGCCCTCCGCCCGGAAGGCCACCATGGCATCGATAATCGGATGGGTGACGACGCCGCTGGCATAGGGTTTATAGCCGTTCTCCAGCAGCAGCCAGCGCTCGCCGAGCTGATCGGTCAGGCGATGCACCGCCCGGTCGCTCGCTGCGACATTGAGATAGCCTTGCGGATGCGTGAGCGGCTCTGACGCGCTGTCGAAGCCGGCCTCGGCGAGGAGAGCCGCACGCACGCCGGCCTCCGCTGCCTTGCCGCAGTGATAGGCCTTCGACATCGACCCGAGCATCGCGGTCACCCCTCCGCTGTGGGTGAGCGCGATGCCGACCGCGTGGACGAGCTGATCGGGGCGCAGTCCGATCATCGTGCCGACCGCCACCGCGCTTCCGACCGGCCCGACAGTAGCGGTGACATGCCAGCCGGCGAGATAGTGCTGACGCCCGAGCGCCATCGCGAGGCGGGCTTCGGCGTCGAAGCCGAGGACAAAGGCGCGCAGCAGCGCTCTTCCCGAGAGCTGCCGCGCCTCGGCAACGGCAAACGCCGCCGGCAAAACCGGCACGGTGCCGTGCAGGACGGTCTCTTCCGGGAGAAACGTATCGTCGAAGTCGAGGACGTGCTCCTGATGGCCGTTGACAAGCGCCGCAAGCTCAGCCGGAAGACGCTCCGGTCGTCCCCACACCTGGGCCTCGGGCCGCTCGCCGACCCGGCGCGCATACTGGAGGAGAATATCAGCGGAGGGGTGGTCGGCGCCGCCGAGGCCGACCCCAAGGCCATCGAGGATCGCGCGTTTCGCCTCGTGCACCGCCTCGGCCGGAATGGCCGCATAGCTCGTCTCGGCGTAGAAGCGCGCAAGGGCGGCGGTGACACCATCCATTTTGGCTGCTCCAGAGCAGAAGGATCGAGACGCCGGTCGCAAGCGGAGGCGATGCTCAGCGGTCCGAGCAGACAAGCCACGGCAGCGCCGAGCTCAGGGGCGACGTCCCGCGCTGCTGCCTCGAAGGTCATCGCCCCTGCTGCCCGCGCCGTCATTCTCCGGGGCGCCGCGCGGAGTGCCGAGAGGCCTCGGCAGCAAGAAGCGCGGCGCCCACAGCGCCAGGATCGAGCCAGCAGGCTGCTGGCCAGCCGTGACGGCCGGACGCGGCGGGGGATCACCTCAATCTGGAGCAATGCGGCGGCAGCGAGGACCGCGCAAAGCGCGAGAACGCGTCGAACTGTCTGCTCCTTCTGGCCGTGACCGCTCCCCATTGCGCGATCATACGCAGTCATCTCGGTGCGAGCAACCGGGCGGAACGGGGACGGGTGCTGTCTGCTCACCCCGCCAGCAGACGAAAGACCACCACTGCGGGACCATTGCGGGTCCGCCGAGCGAGCACCCCTGCTGCCAGAGCGGGGGCCAGAGCGGAGGCCGCCGCCGCGACGGGGGAGAGGCCGGTCGGGCGGGCGACGGCCGCGATCGCCGCGCTGCACGCTGCGGTCAGCAGCAGCGGAACCGCAGCGCCTATTCGCCGTTCGAGGCAGGGCAGCAGCCACAGCCGCAGGAACACCTCTTCCGCTACGAGGCGGGTCGCCGCCAGCCCAACGAGGGGGACGAGGAGCCGCCCGAGCGCAGCGGTCTGCCCCCCAATCACGAGCGAGAGGATCACCCCCGCAGCCGCGGCGGCAACGAGCACCAGCGCGACGCTGCGCAGCGCCCCGAGGAGCGAGGCGATCTCCTCGAGCGGCGGAAGACGGCGCGGCAGCAGCAGCGGTCGCACGGCGAGCAGCACGCCGATCACGAGGGACGCGACGGTTGCGGCGACGAGAGCGGTCACCGGTCCTGAGAAGAGCGCAAACGCGCCTGCTCCCGCCGCAAGCTGGACCAGCAGGAGCAGCAGGAGCCCCCCGCTCCCTCCTTCCCGCCGCAGCACCGCTGCTCCAAACAGGGAAAAGTAGCTGGCAGCCGCAATGGCAACCATACCCCACGGTTGGCCATTCGACTGCGCGGCGATGAACGTCGTGGCGGCAGCGGCAAGGACCAGCCCGCCGATAACCGGCCAGAGCGGCCGCGCCGGCGCCGGCAGCGGCGTGGCCGGCACTGCCCAGTGGAACAGCCCTACCCAGACGACGAGCGACGCCGCCGGAAGCCCAAATTGCTGAATGATGGCAACTCC
Above is a genomic segment from Dehalococcoidia bacterium containing:
- a CDS encoding MmgE/PrpD family protein, with the translated sequence MDGVTAALARFYAETSYAAIPAEAVHEAKRAILDGLGVGLGGADHPSADILLQYARRVGERPEAQVWGRPERLPAELAALVNGHQEHVLDFDDTFLPEETVLHGTVPVLPAAFAVAEARQLSGRALLRAFVLGFDAEARLAMALGRQHYLAGWHVTATVGPVGSAVAVGTMIGLRPDQLVHAVGIALTHSGGVTAMLGSMSKAYHCGKAAEAGVRAALLAEAGFDSASEPLTHPQGYLNVAASDRAVHRLTDQLGERWLLLENGYKPYASGVVTHPIIDAMVAFRAEGVRPETVARVEAFVNPFVLQVTGQREPQSGLEGKFSAYHCAAVGLIDGAAGKQQFTDERVRDPAVVALRRRVVLTPDHSLRKDECRVVLHLQDGTTRERAIPRASGTADNPLSDEALSAKFLALAAPVLGGRAAQLLDHVWTLEQVSNVADLAPLLRP